The Xylocopa sonorina isolate GNS202 chromosome 10, iyXylSono1_principal, whole genome shotgun sequence genome contains the following window.
TATGTACAAAtatagagaaagagaaaagcTTTAATTGCACTGTACACGGGGTACAGACGAAGTATTTCACTAAGCTTAATCCCATTGATTTATCTAAttcaatatatataaatattgaaGAACAATTTGTCTTCTTTGATTCTCCTACATTCAGTCGTTCGAAATATTCTTCCATGACTCGATTTATTAATCGGCATTTGATTGTGAGTACAATATGTATCTGGAATGAATCAAGTACAAGATACAGTTTAATAAGAAAAATGTTAGGAGGGTTGATCCTCGAGGAGATAAATTACTACGACGGAGGAGGGCACGTATATATAACAAGGaacgataatatataaatagGTCGATCCTTACTGAAATTAGCAAAACGCTAGACTATAATGTAGATGAGTAAaaatatcgaatctcgtttacGTACAAAAACACACGTTATCAGCTATAAGGTATAAGATTTGTTTCTTATTACAAAAATAGAAAAGTGATGTCCTTTTCGTTCAACTAGATTCTACTTGCTGGCAGCCTATCTGTCGATCTCTATTTACAAAAATAAAAGTCTATACCAACGGAGTCAGTGTCAAACAGGACCAGTTGTTGATGATGAAAAAGTTGGAAGTTAAGTACAAATTGATTTGATTCATCGTTGAACACTTTGGGCACGGGTGGATCTGCAAACATACATTTGTTTTTACTAGTAACACCTTCTCCTTTCTCTGTTTCCTTCACCTCATAGAACAAGATTTGAATCTTCTTATAGTCGATTTTGGATAATCATCGTCTATGGTTGCCTTCCTATAAGATCTTAAGTTCTGCATTTTAATGGTGCTTTCTATCCATCATAAAAAAAGATTCTCAACAGAGTCACCAACTCTTTAGGAATTGTTTCGTATTGTACATTCGTAACAAAAAATTCTCTGTACAACGAAAAAATATGAATCAAAACAATGTAGTAAAGGCctaaatagaaattaaataacAAGTCCTCGAAGAGTCATGTGACCCTTAAGTACATAAAATGACTAAGAGGATTACAACGACGTTAAAACAAAAAAGGGGAATATGTGTTTGAAGAATAGTAATTATCATTGTAAAGATTCTACGTATAATGTCCGTTAACACTCAATCCCATTGCCTTCACAAGTAGATCGAGAATCAAGAGATTGTCCTCATTCCGCAGAAGGGGAGGGAGATTGATGTTGACACTCAGAAAAAATCGGCTAAAAGATGATCGTCATACACAAGCTGGACCGCAATAGCGCGTCCTTTAAAGCAGTCAGGTCAGTTGCTCAGTGGTTCCCAGTCTCTCAGAAGGATCCCTAATTGCACCCATGTTACTCTACAACTCGACGCCCTCTCTCCTCCTCATCATTTGAGCCATAGTCCATTTGCCCTCACGGACTCAAGGTGTAACCGTCATCACATCGCGTTGTCCCTGCAAAGAAAATCTCGTTTCCTGAATACTCGTCTTTCTGGCTATATAACTTTGGGCTTAAAAACCAAAGAAGAACGGACTTACGCACGAACCAGTCGTACGTAGTGCGTGTTACGTTGGCATGCATGTACTTTAATGTCATGCAATCATAATAATCATATACTTAGTCAGTAgtggtaataataaaaataaaaataaaaataataatagtaataataataataacaataatagtaTAGTTTGTTGATTTGTACTTCGTGGGGAACAGTAGTTAGAGAAGAAAGCTAAAAGAGTGTGGGATCGAATTTCCTTGCTGGGTGTAAGATTACGCGAACGCGCGCACGAAAAGAATTTTTTTTAAGAGTTGAGCGTCAAAACATGGGCGCGACGTGATCTCTTGAGTACATGCGTTTTTTTTTCCATTCTGAAAGCTGAAACAAAGACTTGCGAAAACTGACAAATATATCTTTGTATTCGCGTGTTACTTCCCAACGAATTCTTTCCTGTTTCTCTGGCTATACTTATGTATACGTGCATATACGAATACCATTGTTTTCAGGACGCACTCATGCTTTTGTAATAATATACATATCCCGAACTAATCAAAACTGAATTTTAAGTTCACAATTTCTTCCTTAATTCACAATTAGGAAATAAATTTTGCTTATCGAAATTAGTCTCAGTGTAATTGTGAGAATAGCGTCCCCTCCCCCTGCCTCCCATTATGTGCATGTAAATGGAACAAATATGTGTAATACAGTAATATTACGTGAAATGTATATGAACGATTAATGGTATTCTACAAGGAAATATTGCACACAAGTACTGAGGCCTTAATCGTAAGGTAATTTGTCGGGCAGAAGACGCGACACGTGATGAGAGTATTCTATAGGTATATGGTAACTGATACCAATTTATCAAACAATAATAACCAATACGGGATTAATATGAACAAGGTCGCATAACTTTGGCCTCTTTATACAATTATTATGGATTGTTTGAATTAAAGAAAGCATGGATAAAGAGACAGTAGTTAGCACCGGTCAAACAATTAATCAAAAATTACTCTCCGAATTGGAAAAGAAGTTAcaattctttttctctttctcataATTACGTTCATGATAACGATCTAGAAGTGGTTAACTATGGACTTGTGTTCGAGGAAATTGCTATACGTCCATAGCTAGTCTTGCGTCTCGAGGAGTTACGATCGGAACGTGTCACGCGACGTTTAAACTTTCACATAGAATAACAGCATGGTCTCACGGTACAGAGAGAAACGATCGGGAAAAGTGGTATGCTACTACCATTGACATTTTCATCGACTGTTCAAGATAGAGTGCGCAATTATGACCATGATAATTCGTTCGTATTTGCATTTAACTCCTTGAAAGTAATTATTGTTCGAACTATGACATTTCCTATCCTTGCATTACTTATTTACAAAACTCACGATCCACTCAACCGAATAAGAGCTGTCTCACTAAAGAAATTCGCGTAAATTTGTACAACGTTCGAAAAGAATTAGAAAAAGCAAGAGAATTGTGTATGTATGTGTACAAAAAGAAAGAGATAGATAGAGAAAGTAGAAAGGATCACACAGAGAGTGAACCAACAGAAAAATTACTTTAAATATCTATAGAACTGTAGAAGAGACGAATTCTTTCAGAGTATAACTAAGCTTTAATGGTTCCAAAGATATTCAAGTAAGTAATCCTTATTGAGCCACTCCGTATAAAGAAGGAGACAGAGTtaggagagaaaaagaggaatagACGAGACCAGCGAGATTTGGTCAACTCGAAGGTGGAAACTTATCTTGACGGACATTCTCGGCTGGTGGCAACCAAGTTCCAggaaagaggaagaggaggaggagaaagacGACGATCGAGAAGAAGACGCATGGCGATCTCCAAGTTTGGTAAAGAGCCTGGAGAAACTTTTTGGAACGAAACATTCATCATATCCTGATTCCTGATGTTTAGTGCGTTGCAAATCCTTGCTTTCTGTCTCTCTTACATGATTACTCGGTTGTGTATCTGTTCTGCACGTTGCAATCTGAAACGAGAGAAACCAGAACTGTAGTGACTGTTCGCTTTACAATGAATTGTTTCACAAACGAAATGACGAAAAGTTtggatattatttattatttggaTAATTCGTAATTTTGTTTGTGTTGTTAATGGAATAAACACGATAAGAAATATCATTTTCAGTgcaaatatatacatatttgtgTACGTAAATAAACATGGTCACTTAATATATATAACTTAGATTGCTTTTAAAATCGTTATTATAAATCTTTATGATTTATATGTATTTTGTTTTGACCAATATCTGCCGAATTGTTTACTATTTTATTTTTGCTGTGGCAAAGGTCGACATTTCTGTTAGTGACGTAATTAAGTGGCGCTATCCTTATATATGCCTTATCAGTGCTAATCATTTTTACTGATAAGGAAAAAATTCATGATGGTACATGCTAAGCAACTGTTACTATTTGTCCCTTGTGTGCAGCAAATAATTAATAACAAGAATATACGTATATAGGTAGTGATTGCTACTGATAACGTAGTTATACTAGAACTAGTTTTTGTTACTATATGTAAAAAAATGCATAGTTTCGAAAATATGAGCGCAATGCGAACACCTCTACCGAGATGCAGGGAGTCGAGATTATCCAGTCAGCCCACACGTCTAGACGTCTTAAAGTTTTTACAGAGCTTACGAGAGGCGTGGTGTGGCATGACTACAACGCAACGTGAGGCGATATATATGATCCTGTGCCACCACTTTTCAACCACGCCTCAACCTGCATACACGCCTGCATAGAAAACACTTCACATTGTACATGAAATACGATCATTTAAAACTTTAACTACATGAATTTTACTTTACTTATATATATTGCTATATACGAAAACAATTAACAATCATCAAGAAATTTGGGTAAATAAAATAATCTAAATTTGGTCTCTAAAAAAATGGATAAAAATGTACCACCTCGAAGCATACAAGATACGATAATGGAACGCTCATTGATAGATTGAAaggaagtttttttttttttagaattgATTCATCGCTGCTTAAGCTCGATTGTATTTTAGGAAATATG
Protein-coding sequences here:
- the LOC143428522 gene encoding uncharacterized protein LOC143428522 — its product is MIATCRTDTQPSNHVRETESKDLQRTKHQESGYDECFVPKSFSRLFTKLGDRHASSSRSSSFSSSSSSFLELGCHQPRMSVKISFHLRVDQISLVSSIPLFLS